In a single window of the Deltaproteobacteria bacterium genome:
- a CDS encoding molybdopterin-dependent oxidoreductase: MGISRRGFLKGAAIGVAASYPLFFKQKAHASILSSFGVPEPGKYPEIKPFKPKVTHNWCEMCFWGCGIDVFTENGRVRKIEGNPYHPYNYGKVCARGNAGVMLLYDPDRLKTPLKRVGKRGEGKWEKISWDEAISTVAKEMTKIKEKHGAKALAIVPHGTAGHAAKRLFDAMGAKNSAEPSYSSCRASRLMGWFGTYGKDLSSHEYYDIANSKYILLVGRNIAESVMMGDAKNLGIALSKHAKIVYVDPRFTKTAAKADEWLPIKPGTDMAFVLALINVIIKDALYNADFIENYCYGFYELREHVEKYTPEWAEKETDIPAATIRKIAWELARYAPSSVVIPARRTSRYGDDTQNARAIAILNALLGNWEMPGGYYHTTKTKAPKAPLPKLPKIKNFERADGCGKGSDFPLAPASFGRTNGLVKAIAEQKPYPIKGLFVSGANPVMDVARPGETLKKAIGNLDFIVTVDVYPTEMCLYSDIILPASTYLEKYGDLKAGGAIQPFITYREPAVKPLYDTKDEWEICRMIAKKMGLEEYFPMSMKEIIEYKFSKLSLEEQKELKKNGVIVKEGDPYRRAQGKKIRFSTPTGKVELYSTLFKKHGYDPLPVYKRPSSPPKGSYRFLFGRVSVHTHARTENNPWLHETYPVNKLWINKDEAGMLGIRNGDKVVLVQGNKKSSSIEAYVTSRIRKDCVFIAHGFGRFSPFLTLCYEKGALDGEFASEAVDPISGAYAYHKDSFVKIKKA; the protein is encoded by the coding sequence ATGGGAATATCACGAAGAGGGTTTTTAAAAGGAGCAGCAATAGGCGTTGCCGCGTCCTACCCATTGTTCTTCAAGCAGAAGGCACACGCAAGCATACTCAGCAGTTTTGGTGTTCCGGAACCGGGTAAATATCCAGAGATAAAACCATTTAAGCCAAAAGTTACTCACAACTGGTGTGAGATGTGCTTTTGGGGCTGTGGTATAGATGTGTTTACGGAAAACGGAAGAGTGAGGAAGATAGAGGGCAATCCTTATCATCCATACAACTACGGAAAGGTGTGTGCTCGCGGTAATGCTGGTGTTATGCTTCTGTACGATCCAGATAGGTTAAAAACTCCATTGAAAAGAGTAGGTAAAAGGGGTGAAGGCAAGTGGGAAAAGATTTCATGGGATGAAGCAATAAGCACCGTTGCTAAAGAAATGACAAAAATTAAAGAAAAACATGGTGCAAAAGCTTTAGCCATAGTTCCTCATGGCACGGCCGGACATGCTGCTAAAAGATTGTTTGATGCGATGGGGGCAAAGAACAGTGCGGAGCCTTCCTATTCTTCCTGTAGGGCTTCTCGCCTTATGGGCTGGTTTGGTACATATGGCAAAGATCTTTCTTCTCATGAGTATTATGATATAGCGAACAGTAAATATATTCTTCTTGTGGGTAGAAATATAGCTGAATCGGTAATGATGGGTGATGCTAAAAACCTGGGTATTGCCTTATCCAAACATGCAAAGATCGTTTATGTAGATCCAAGATTTACAAAAACGGCGGCAAAAGCAGATGAATGGTTGCCTATAAAACCAGGCACAGACATGGCTTTTGTTTTGGCTTTGATAAATGTCATTATCAAAGATGCTCTATATAATGCAGATTTCATAGAAAACTATTGTTATGGTTTCTATGAACTGAGAGAGCATGTAGAAAAGTATACTCCTGAATGGGCAGAAAAAGAAACGGATATACCTGCAGCAACAATCAGGAAAATTGCCTGGGAATTAGCTCGTTATGCTCCTTCTTCTGTCGTTATCCCTGCAAGGAGAACATCCCGTTACGGTGATGATACACAGAATGCCAGAGCCATTGCGATATTAAATGCACTTTTGGGAAATTGGGAAATGCCAGGGGGATATTATCATACTACGAAAACTAAAGCTCCCAAAGCACCGTTGCCAAAATTGCCCAAGATAAAGAATTTTGAGCGTGCCGACGGTTGTGGCAAAGGTTCAGATTTTCCTCTTGCTCCTGCATCATTTGGAAGAACGAATGGTCTGGTTAAAGCAATAGCAGAACAAAAACCTTATCCTATTAAGGGCTTGTTCGTTTCTGGTGCAAATCCAGTTATGGATGTGGCGAGACCGGGAGAAACGCTAAAAAAAGCTATTGGAAATTTAGATTTTATTGTGACTGTTGATGTATATCCTACAGAAATGTGTCTCTATTCTGATATTATACTACCTGCATCTACCTATCTGGAAAAATACGGTGATTTAAAAGCAGGCGGTGCTATCCAGCCGTTTATTACCTATAGAGAACCGGCGGTAAAACCCCTATATGATACCAAAGATGAATGGGAAATCTGTAGAATGATTGCCAAAAAAATGGGTTTAGAAGAATATTTTCCTATGAGTATGAAGGAAATTATAGAATACAAATTTTCTAAACTTTCCTTAGAAGAGCAAAAGGAGTTGAAAAAAAATGGTGTAATTGTAAAAGAAGGTGATCCATATAGAAGAGCGCAGGGAAAGAAAATACGGTTTTCTACACCAACCGGCAAGGTTGAGTTGTATTCTACATTGTTTAAGAAACATGGTTATGATCCTTTGCCTGTGTATAAGAGGCCATCATCTCCGCCCAAGGGTTCATATAGGTTTTTGTTTGGACGGGTGTCGGTACATACTCACGCCCGCACCGAAAACAATCCCTGGTTACATGAAACTTATCCTGTAAACAAGCTATGGATAAATAAAGATGAAGCAGGTATGTTGGGTATTAGAAATGGAGATAAAGTAGTACTTGTGCAGGGAAACAAAAAATCTTCATCCATAGAGGCTTATGTTACTTCTCGTATAAGGAAGGATTGTGTATTTATTGCTCATGGGTTCGGTAGATTTTCGCCATTTTTGACCCTTTGTTATGAAAAGGGTGCATTAGATGGGGAATTTGCTTCTGAAGCAGTTGATCCCATAAGTGGTGCCTATGCTTATCATAAAGACAGCTTTGTAAAAATAAAGAAGGCATAA
- a CDS encoding 4Fe-4S dicluster domain-containing protein, whose translation MKEKDYAMVLVPGNCIDCKACTIACKAQNKVPLGEEYFRTEILEGEKIESGQVEGINFMPLLCFHCENAPCISVCPTSASYHNEEGMVLVDKDRCIGCRMCMLACPYNARYYNEDEGIVDKCTFCVERLKAGMEPACASTCPTEARVFGDLNDKNSEVYKLLHQKAKKVWQPKANMLGVKPRVYYVEV comes from the coding sequence ATGAAAGAAAAAGATTATGCAATGGTTCTTGTTCCCGGCAATTGTATAGATTGTAAAGCATGCACCATTGCCTGTAAGGCTCAAAATAAGGTGCCGTTGGGAGAAGAATATTTTAGAACAGAAATTTTGGAAGGAGAGAAAATAGAAAGCGGACAAGTTGAAGGTATAAATTTCATGCCGCTTTTGTGTTTCCACTGTGAAAATGCGCCCTGTATTAGTGTTTGTCCTACATCGGCAAGTTATCATAATGAAGAAGGCATGGTCCTTGTTGATAAAGATAGATGTATTGGTTGTCGGATGTGTATGCTTGCCTGTCCTTACAATGCAAGATACTATAATGAAGATGAGGGTATAGTAGATAAATGCACATTTTGTGTGGAACGTTTGAAGGCAGGCATGGAGCCGGCTTGCGCGTCTACCTGTCCAACAGAAGCCAGGGTATTTGGTGATTTAAATGATAAGAACAGTGAGGTATATAAGCTCTTACATCAGAAGGCAAAAAAAGTATGGCAGCCAAAGGCAAATATGTTAGGTGTAAAACCACGGGTATATTATGTGGAAGTATAA
- a CDS encoding TIGR00282 family metallophosphoesterase, with translation MPDELKILFIGDIVGKPGRKVFSYFIPSLIEKYKTDLVIVNMENIAGGFGITVKTYRELENLADVFTSGNHVWDKKETLENIDEMQKLLRPLNVHPSLPGRKYKILKIKGVRVLVTNLLGRVFMKPIDDPFQTIDNLLQEIEAEVKIIDFHAEATSEKEAMGWYLNGRVTAVVGTHTHVQTADERILSKDTAYITDVGMTGSLDGIIGFKKEEVIEKIVYGIPKRLETCKTNLHLNGVFIKCNLEGKAHSIKRIDEVMKD, from the coding sequence ATGCCAGATGAGTTAAAGATATTATTTATAGGCGATATTGTAGGGAAACCGGGAAGAAAGGTATTTTCCTATTTTATACCAAGCCTAATTGAGAAATATAAAACAGATTTGGTTATTGTAAACATGGAAAATATAGCCGGCGGGTTTGGCATAACGGTAAAGACCTATAGGGAGTTAGAAAACTTAGCGGATGTATTTACCTCTGGCAATCATGTGTGGGACAAAAAAGAAACACTTGAAAATATAGATGAGATGCAGAAACTCTTAAGACCATTGAATGTTCATCCTTCTTTGCCTGGAAGGAAATATAAGATCTTAAAAATTAAAGGGGTTAGAGTTTTAGTGACAAATCTTTTGGGCCGTGTATTTATGAAACCTATTGACGATCCATTTCAGACTATAGACAATCTCCTTCAAGAAATAGAAGCCGAAGTAAAAATCATAGACTTTCATGCTGAAGCAACATCGGAAAAAGAAGCAATGGGATGGTATCTAAATGGACGAGTGACAGCAGTGGTAGGCACGCATACCCATGTGCAAACTGCAGATGAACGCATTTTAAGCAAAGATACAGCTTATATTACAGATGTGGGCATGACAGGCAGCCTGGACGGCATAATCGGTTTTAAAAAGGAAGAGGTAATAGAAAAAATTGTCTACGGAATACCAAAGAGATTAGAAACATGCAAAACAAACCTGCACTTAAACGGTGTCTTTATAAAATGTAATTTAGAAGGAAAAGCACACTCTATTAAAAGAATAGATGAGGTAATGAAAGATTAA